From Chryseobacterium joostei, the proteins below share one genomic window:
- a CDS encoding TonB-dependent siderophore receptor produces the protein MKKTIISASLLAVTMLYAQESDTLKVAEIQSVSLQGTHNYRTKKSESVARLPLENLENPTVYNLVPKEIISEMGATDFNTAMASAPGVVVSNSVNDSGNDVFLRGFSSNASFRNGLTQNPRVQSEIANIERVEVIKGPSGTLFGGTLANYGGVVNVVTKKPQENFGGIINYTTGSWGMNRITADVNTPLNKEKTALARFNVAAYSQDSFQDAGYNKGLFFSGSILYKVSDKTTVTLDTEFHSPEKTLNAFVRQSEKLTLHSMKDLAGAHDRSFTSNDIGSKRTNFVTMAEVTHKFNEQWTSRTSYQRGEANENGSIFLVLSYIDNNTVSRGIRPFDSYKITTDNIQQNFIGDFKIGNLRNRLVVGLDYYQQTTKNQYGMFKTSKDDTKGSVFAPYDTIKLNESSPWQPISRSLVENLERIPNDPNSLIKPTNYDVTQSSTFSVYASDVLNITDNLLVMASLRMDNYKNNNIITNGVEGKGEYTQTQFAPKFGLVYEIVKNEISFFANYVNGFKNVAPTRDSRDKSGNTFIEYKPEQGNQFEAGFKVDLFGKKLLTTVSYYNMRIKNRLIADPSGITGLYIQDGNIKNQGFEIDLVANPVKGWNIVAGYGYNDNKFDDRSKDAGKRSAWTPKHVANFWTSYKIMNGAFEGLGLGAGFNFVDKTYINIGNHFLAPSYTSVGATIFYDKKKYRIGLKMNNALNEMYWNFYGQPQKPREILANFAFKF, from the coding sequence ATGAAAAAAACTATTATTTCTGCATCTTTATTGGCGGTAACCATGCTCTATGCACAGGAAAGTGATACCCTAAAAGTGGCTGAGATCCAGTCCGTATCACTTCAGGGAACTCATAACTACAGAACCAAAAAATCCGAATCAGTGGCAAGGCTTCCACTGGAAAACCTTGAAAATCCAACCGTTTACAATCTGGTCCCAAAAGAAATTATCAGTGAAATGGGCGCTACAGATTTCAACACGGCAATGGCTTCAGCGCCGGGAGTGGTAGTAAGTAACAGTGTGAATGACAGTGGAAATGATGTCTTTTTGAGAGGTTTTAGTTCTAATGCAAGCTTCAGAAACGGATTGACTCAAAACCCAAGAGTCCAGTCGGAAATTGCCAATATTGAAAGAGTAGAAGTAATTAAAGGACCATCAGGAACCTTATTTGGAGGAACCTTGGCAAACTATGGTGGTGTGGTGAATGTGGTGACCAAAAAACCACAGGAAAACTTCGGTGGAATCATCAACTATACGACAGGAAGTTGGGGAATGAACAGAATTACAGCAGATGTAAATACGCCTTTAAATAAAGAAAAAACAGCCTTGGCGAGATTTAATGTGGCAGCTTATTCTCAAGATTCTTTTCAGGATGCGGGATATAACAAAGGTCTGTTTTTCTCAGGAAGTATTTTATACAAGGTAAGCGATAAAACAACGGTAACATTGGATACCGAGTTTCATTCACCGGAAAAAACACTGAATGCTTTTGTAAGACAATCTGAAAAACTGACACTGCATTCTATGAAAGACCTTGCAGGAGCACATGACAGATCATTTACAAGTAACGACATTGGATCAAAAAGAACCAATTTTGTAACAATGGCTGAAGTTACCCATAAATTCAATGAGCAATGGACTTCCAGAACATCGTATCAAAGAGGTGAAGCTAATGAAAACGGATCAATATTTCTTGTATTAAGTTACATTGATAATAATACGGTAAGCAGAGGAATTCGTCCTTTTGACAGCTATAAAATTACAACAGATAATATTCAGCAGAACTTTATAGGAGACTTTAAAATAGGAAATCTTAGAAATCGTCTGGTGGTAGGGTTAGATTACTACCAGCAGACCACTAAAAATCAGTATGGGATGTTTAAGACTTCAAAAGATGACACAAAAGGATCTGTTTTTGCTCCCTACGACACCATTAAGCTGAACGAGTCTTCACCATGGCAGCCAATATCAAGAAGTTTAGTAGAAAACCTGGAAAGAATTCCCAACGATCCAAATAGCCTTATAAAACCTACAAACTACGATGTTACCCAATCCAGTACATTCAGCGTATATGCCTCTGACGTTCTTAATATTACAGATAACCTATTGGTGATGGCGAGTTTAAGAATGGATAACTATAAAAATAACAATATCATTACCAATGGGGTAGAAGGTAAGGGGGAATACACACAAACTCAATTTGCTCCGAAATTTGGTTTAGTTTATGAGATCGTTAAAAATGAAATTTCATTCTTTGCAAATTATGTAAACGGTTTTAAAAACGTAGCTCCTACAAGGGATTCAAGAGACAAATCAGGAAACACTTTCATTGAATATAAACCAGAACAAGGGAATCAGTTTGAAGCAGGTTTTAAAGTTGATTTATTTGGAAAAAAACTTTTAACCACGGTAAGTTATTATAACATGAGAATTAAAAATCGTCTGATTGCTGATCCATCAGGAATTACCGGACTTTATATTCAAGATGGAAATATCAAAAACCAAGGTTTTGAGATAGATCTTGTAGCAAATCCTGTTAAGGGATGGAATATTGTTGCCGGTTATGGTTATAACGACAATAAATTTGATGACAGAAGCAAAGATGCAGGAAAAAGAAGTGCATGGACGCCTAAGCATGTGGCCAACTTCTGGACGAGTTATAAAATAATGAATGGAGCTTTTGAAGGGCTTGGTTTAGGGGCAGGATTTAATTTTGTCGATAAAACGTATATCAACATTGGAAACCATTTTCTGGCACCTTCATACACTTCCGTGGGAGCCACTATTTTCTATGACAAGAAAAAATACAGAATCGGTTTGAAGATGAACAATGCCTTGAATGAGATGTACTGGAACTTCTATGGCCAGCCACAGAAACCAAGAGAAATTCTTGCCAATTTCGCATTCAAATTTTAA
- a CDS encoding PepSY-associated TM helix domain-containing protein: MENKKTNTKKKQGKSLTKRITGWLHLWLGLVSGIIVLTVTLSGTVFVFCDEIIDLCGGSAKYVQAPANAKKMSPEQLLAQFHQQVPDRKAFYFDTYKEANRTFRVASATKPPKDKNADKAAKPKERGPRGVFAYHYLDPYTGKVMGSTKSYEFFYVVAHIHAQLLAGKFGKTVVGVASIIFFVQLIGGLILWWPKKWNKTTRTTAFKIKSGTKWRRKNYDFHNVFGFYSLLPAVFITITGLIMAYKVLTDLTQEAFGGVADPHKIAEKYEPKFDPDKKALSFTDFIDRGFKEIPQAKQIRMSVPRKDSTTVYNVIAAKFIGLKSISDGKSKEVSKYTGDEINYPKEVQMHEVIEHMNFDLHVGYWGGMFGKIFTFVIGIICTSLPVTGFLIWWGRRNKSTKKGKEINNIHQYRKESHHEQLV, translated from the coding sequence ATGGAAAACAAAAAAACTAATACAAAGAAAAAACAGGGAAAGTCTCTCACCAAAAGAATCACAGGATGGCTGCATCTCTGGCTCGGGCTAGTTTCCGGAATCATTGTGCTTACTGTAACACTTTCAGGAACTGTATTTGTCTTCTGTGATGAAATCATTGACTTGTGCGGTGGAAGTGCAAAATACGTTCAGGCTCCGGCCAACGCAAAAAAAATGTCACCCGAACAGCTGTTGGCACAATTTCATCAGCAGGTTCCGGACAGAAAAGCTTTTTACTTTGATACCTATAAGGAAGCAAACAGAACTTTTAGGGTAGCATCGGCAACCAAACCACCTAAGGATAAAAATGCAGATAAAGCAGCAAAACCAAAAGAACGAGGCCCAAGAGGAGTTTTCGCTTATCATTATCTTGATCCATACACAGGAAAAGTGATGGGTTCTACCAAAAGCTATGAATTTTTCTACGTGGTCGCTCACATTCATGCTCAATTATTGGCTGGTAAATTCGGGAAAACAGTGGTGGGAGTAGCATCCATCATCTTTTTTGTTCAATTGATTGGCGGTCTGATTCTTTGGTGGCCAAAAAAATGGAACAAAACAACGAGAACTACCGCATTTAAAATTAAATCAGGAACAAAATGGCGTAGAAAAAACTATGATTTTCATAATGTCTTCGGATTCTATTCATTATTACCGGCAGTATTTATTACCATTACAGGATTAATTATGGCCTATAAGGTTTTAACAGACCTTACTCAGGAAGCTTTCGGAGGAGTTGCAGACCCTCATAAGATTGCAGAAAAGTATGAACCTAAATTTGATCCTGATAAAAAGGCGTTGTCTTTTACTGACTTTATTGACAGAGGTTTTAAAGAAATCCCTCAGGCAAAGCAGATCAGAATGAGTGTCCCACGAAAAGATTCCACGACGGTTTACAATGTGATTGCCGCTAAGTTTATAGGTTTAAAAAGCATTTCTGACGGGAAAAGTAAAGAAGTCAGTAAATATACGGGAGATGAAATCAACTATCCGAAGGAGGTTCAGATGCATGAAGTGATTGAACACATGAATTTCGATCTGCATGTAGGCTATTGGGGCGGAATGTTTGGGAAAATCTTCACATTCGTCATCGGAATTATCTGTACCAGTCTTCCGGTTACCGGATTCCTGATCTGGTGGGGAAGACGAAATAAGTCAACTAAAAAAGGAAAAGAAATTAATAATATTCATCAATACAGAAAAGAATCACACCATGAACAATTGGTTTAA
- a CDS encoding alpha/beta hydrolase-fold protein has product MNNWFKILYLSLFSFFTLGNAQEKIVIGEKQTLFSKILNENREISVHLPKTYNDHTISPAKYPVIYLLDGEINFEYYTGMADFIARTPYADIPECIVVGIKNTERTRDLTPTKAGKKVL; this is encoded by the coding sequence ATGAACAATTGGTTTAAAATTTTATATCTATCTCTATTTTCATTCTTTACACTTGGGAATGCACAGGAAAAAATTGTAATAGGAGAGAAACAAACTCTATTTTCAAAGATTTTAAATGAAAACAGAGAAATTTCAGTTCATCTTCCAAAAACCTATAATGATCATACAATAAGCCCCGCAAAGTATCCCGTAATCTATCTTTTAGACGGAGAGATCAACTTTGAATATTACACAGGGATGGCAGATTTTATAGCAAGAACTCCCTATGCAGATATTCCGGAGTGTATCGTTGTAGGAATTAAAAATACAGAACGAACAAGGGATCTTACCCCTACAAAGGCTGGAAAAAAAGTCCTGTGA
- a CDS encoding alpha/beta hydrolase: protein MNPNITLFADSGGSENFVKFMQEELKPFISKNYRTQDYSVLVGHSFGGLFAINVFLAYPDYFNAYVANDPSLWWDNKVTISRTKDYLEKNKKFPANKSLYVSQADNEEQQKNWNSDMTQAIEEFKGIVEKNGTLNYKHHFFEGEVHGTVSYPGNYEALKFIFKGFRTDIKQLAKNPGLLEEDYKKFSGKMGAEFTPSEAYLNVVLKFMKSNDFKQSEAYFINLKNKLYPKIK, encoded by the coding sequence GTGAATCCTAATATAACCCTTTTTGCTGACAGTGGGGGAAGTGAAAATTTTGTAAAATTCATGCAGGAAGAACTAAAACCGTTTATCAGTAAAAACTATAGAACTCAGGATTATTCTGTGTTGGTGGGACACTCATTCGGTGGTCTTTTTGCCATCAATGTTTTCCTTGCCTATCCGGATTACTTTAATGCCTATGTAGCCAATGATCCAAGCTTATGGTGGGATAATAAAGTTACCATCTCAAGAACAAAAGATTATTTGGAAAAGAATAAGAAATTTCCTGCCAATAAATCCCTCTATGTCTCTCAGGCCGACAATGAAGAACAACAGAAAAACTGGAACTCAGATATGACACAAGCCATTGAAGAATTTAAGGGAATTGTAGAGAAAAACGGAACTCTGAACTATAAGCACCACTTTTTTGAGGGAGAAGTACATGGAACAGTTTCATATCCGGGGAATTATGAAGCCTTAAAGTTTATATTTAAAGGGTTCCGAACAGATATTAAGCAGCTTGCCAAAAATCCGGGCTTACTGGAAGAAGACTATAAAAAGTTCTCTGGGAAAATGGGTGCGGAATTTACTCCGTCAGAAGCCTATCTGAATGTAGTTCTTAAGTTCATGAAAAGCAACGACTTTAAACAGTCCGAAGCCTATTTCATAAACCTGAAAAACAAGCTTTATCCTAAGATTAAATAA
- a CDS encoding Crp/Fnr family transcriptional regulator, giving the protein MIEKLLQSGIHWLPKEFKRNEFLKTSGSTDTSIYFIEKGSVRIFMMDENEERIIRFGYTENIIVSLDSFLSGKPSDLYIQAIKKTTVKVASKKDFYEFIQSHEEHMKFWMHTLEDLVLQQLEREKDLLINSPKERLERVLRRSPKLFQEVPNKYIANYLRMSPETLSRLKKS; this is encoded by the coding sequence ATGATTGAAAAATTACTTCAAAGTGGAATTCATTGGTTACCTAAGGAATTCAAGCGAAATGAATTTCTGAAGACTTCAGGAAGTACGGATACTTCTATTTATTTTATAGAAAAAGGAAGTGTAAGGATCTTCATGATGGATGAAAATGAAGAAAGGATCATCCGTTTTGGCTATACAGAGAATATAATTGTTTCTCTGGATTCTTTTCTTTCAGGAAAACCATCGGATCTTTATATTCAGGCAATAAAGAAAACAACAGTAAAAGTGGCTTCAAAAAAGGATTTCTATGAATTTATTCAATCTCATGAAGAGCATATGAAATTTTGGATGCACACTTTAGAAGATCTCGTATTACAGCAGCTTGAAAGAGAGAAAGATCTGTTGATCAATTCACCAAAAGAGCGATTAGAAAGAGTATTAAGACGAAGCCCAAAGCTATTTCAGGAAGTCCCCAATAAATATATTGCCAATTATCTCAGAATGTCTCCGGAAACCTTGTCCAGGCTCAAAAAATCTTGA
- a CDS encoding DinB family protein has product MKISTTQLLEELKDRTENHLQYAQTLLQKPENELNFRISTDSWSVLECLEHLNRYGDFYIPEISHRISSSATSPQATFKPGILGNYFAKSMLPKEKLNKMKTLKAMNPIHSQLNKDVLNEFVKQQQLLLELLEKAQHIDLEKTKTAISISKLITLKLGDTFRFVIYHNERHIAQVERILNNI; this is encoded by the coding sequence ATGAAAATTTCAACCACACAATTATTAGAAGAGTTAAAAGATAGAACCGAAAATCATTTACAATATGCCCAAACACTTTTGCAAAAGCCGGAAAATGAATTAAACTTCAGAATCTCTACAGACAGCTGGAGTGTATTGGAATGTCTGGAACACCTTAACCGCTACGGAGATTTTTACATTCCGGAAATCAGTCACAGAATATCTTCTTCCGCCACTTCCCCCCAAGCCACTTTCAAACCAGGGATTTTAGGGAACTATTTTGCTAAAAGCATGCTTCCCAAGGAAAAACTGAACAAGATGAAGACCCTAAAAGCAATGAATCCTATCCATAGCCAATTGAATAAGGATGTTTTGAATGAATTTGTTAAACAGCAGCAACTTTTACTGGAACTATTGGAAAAAGCTCAGCACATTGATTTGGAAAAAACAAAAACAGCCATCAGTATTTCTAAATTAATCACTTTAAAATTAGGCGACACTTTCCGTTTTGTTATTTATCATAATGAGAGGCACATAGCCCAGGTAGAAAGAATTTTGAATAATATTTAA
- a CDS encoding methylated-DNA--[protein]-cysteine S-methyltransferase encodes MEIIYQKTIQTPLGEMIACAVDQGICLLEFTDRKNMEKQFKSLSKALNAEIVQKEHLHFKQLEEELTEYFDGKRGHFEVPLFTTGTEFQEKVWQLLREIPMGETRTYKQQSEFLGNPKAIRAVGTANGINKIAILIPCHRVIGSNGELVGYAGGIWRKQKLLELEKAILF; translated from the coding sequence ATGGAAATCATATACCAAAAAACAATACAAACTCCATTGGGAGAGATGATAGCGTGTGCCGTAGACCAAGGTATCTGCCTTCTGGAATTTACAGACCGGAAGAATATGGAGAAACAGTTCAAATCTTTATCAAAGGCATTGAACGCTGAAATTGTACAAAAAGAACACCTCCATTTTAAGCAGTTGGAAGAAGAACTTACAGAATATTTTGATGGTAAAAGAGGTCATTTTGAAGTTCCCTTATTTACTACAGGAACAGAGTTTCAGGAAAAGGTATGGCAGCTTCTTCGCGAGATTCCGATGGGAGAGACCAGAACCTATAAGCAACAGTCAGAATTTCTTGGTAATCCCAAGGCAATACGTGCTGTAGGAACAGCCAATGGCATTAATAAGATTGCTATTTTAATTCCGTGCCATCGGGTGATTGGATCCAATGGTGAATTGGTGGGCTATGCAGGCGGAATCTGGAGAAAACAAAAATTATTGGAGTTAGAGAAAGCTATTTTGTTTTGA